GGGGCTGGCATGAGCGGCTATCTGACCCGGCATGCCGAGCTTGCCGATGCGGCGGAGCTGCGCGAGCTGATGGCCGACCCACTCAGCTACGGCAACACTTTGCAGCTGCCCTACGCGTCCTTGCATTTCTGGACAGGGGAAACGCAACGCCGGCAAGGCCATGGCCGGTGCCAGCTGGTATGCGAATCCCGCGCTGGCGAGCTGTTGGGCCATGCCGGCTTGTGGCGTTTCGAAGGCGCGCGCCGGCAGCATGGCGCGGGCCTGGGCATCACGGTGAAACGCGAATGCCGCGGCCAGGGCGTCGGCACCGCCTTGATGGCGGCGCTGCTGGATCTGGCGGACAACTGGATGGGGCTGCAGCGCATCGAGTTGGGCGTGTATCCGGACAACGCCGCCGCCATCGCGCTCTACCGCAAGTTCGGTTTCGAGACCGAGGCCAGGCTGCGCGCCCATTCTCTGCGCAACGGCGAGTATTGGGACAGCCTGATCATGGCGCGGAGGGTGGGGGCATGATAGCGGGCCGCATCCGCCATTTGGCGCTGGGCGATGCGGCCGCGCTGCATGCCATCATCGCCGATGAGAGCGTGTATCGCGACACCTTGCTATTGCCCTATCCCTCCCTGGCAAGGCTGCGGGACAATTTGCCCAAGTTGTTGCAAGCCGACGACTGCCACCTGATTTACGAATCGGCGAGCGGCCAAGTGCTGGGACGCGCCGGATTGGGCCTTGCCGCCAAGTCTTCACATTGGAATCAGGCTGAGCTGTCCATCATCGTGCATCCGGATTGGCAGGGGCGCGGCATCGGCAGCCGGCTGGTGGCGGAGCTGATGGACGTGGCAGACAGCTGGATGGGTTTGCGGAGGATTGTCCTGAAGGTTTATGCCGACAACCATCGCGCCATCGCGCTTTACCGCAAGTTCGGTTTTGTCGAAGAGGCGCGCTTGCGGGCGGCGTCGTTTCGCGATGGCGCGTATTGCGATGAGTTGATCATGGCGAGGGTGAGAGCAGTTTAAGCTTGAGTTGTTCTGCGCTGCCTTAGGCTGGCTAGGCCCCCGGCATTGGGCGCTGGCAGGCAATGAAAAAGCCGCGCGTTCCTGCTGGAGCGCGCGGCTTTTCATTGGCCGGAGGCGATTACTTCTGCGCCGGCGCCGATTGGGTTTGCAGCTGGGCGTTCATGCGGTCGCGCATGGACTTCATATTGTCGTAGCCGTCGCTGCCGGCCAGGGCGGCGGCGGATACCAGGCTCAGGAACAGGGCGGCGATGGTGGTCTTCTTCAGCATTTCAAACTTCCTTTCGGTGTGTGGGCAGGCATCAAAAATGTTGATATTCATTTGTCTTGATGCACTGCGCTGTTGATGGAATGCATTCTATTTCGATTACTTTGGCGATAAAATCGGAAAGATACGAGCAATTCATTCAATAAAATTGAATAAGGAGTGAGCGTGAAGCTGACGCTGGAGGCATTGCAGGCGCTGGACGCCATCGATCAGCACGGCAGTTTCGCCGCGGCGGCGGAGGCGTTGTACAAAGTGCCTTCGGCGCTGACCTATACCATCCAGAAGCTGGAGCAGGGGCTGGGCGTGGCGATTTTCGACCGCAGCGGCCACAGGGCCCGGCTTACGCCGGCCGGCGAGCGCTTGCTGAAAGACGGGCGCCATTTGCTGGACGCGGCCCGTCAGTTGGAGCTGCGCGTCAGCAAGCAGGCGCAAGGTTGGGAGGACACGCTGCGCATCGTGGTGGGGGACTTGATCGACTTCGAGCAGCTGCTGCCCTGCATCGCCGACTTTGATCAGACCGAATCGGCGACGCGCTTGTATTTCATCCGCGAGAGCTTTGGCGGCATCTGGGACGCTTTGTATGACGACCGAGCCGATCTGGTGATAGGCGCGCCCAATCAGCCGCCGCCGGGCGATTATTTCACTCGCAATATCGGCGACTACCATTTCGTGCTGGTCACCTCGCCGCGCCATCCATTGTCTCAGGCGGCGGAGCCGGTGCCGCCGCATGTGCTGCGCCGCTATCGCGCGGTGGCGGTGGGGGATACTTCCAGACGTTTGCCGGCGCGCACCGGCGGCTTGCTGGAAGGCCAGCAGGTGCTGACTGTGCACAGCAGCCGCGCCAAACTGCAAGCGATTCTGGCGGGTCTGGGCAGCGGCCATCTGCCGCGGGCGATAGTGCGGCCTTATCTGGAAAGCGGCGAACTGGTGGCGAAGGAAGAGGAAGAGGGTGGCAGTTTTCCGCCCATGTGTTTTGCCTGGAAGCAGGAGCAGCCGGGGCGCGCCTTGCAGTGGTTCATCCAGCGTCTGGAACGGGCGGTGGCGGAGGGAGAACTGACGGTTTAGCCGCGCGTCCGCCGCGATGGGCCGCAGGCGCGCGGTCCGATCCGCTACATGGAGGGCATGGAATTGACTTGCGGCACCATGGGCGCGGCTTGTTGATGCAGTTGGGCGTTCATTCTTCCCCGCATCGCCCACATATTGGTCAGGCCGTCGCTGCCGGCGCTGGCCGCGGCGGAGAGGAAGAGCAGAATGAGTGTGCTGGCAATGATGGGTTTCAACATGGCTTTTTCCTTATCGCAAGTCTGGAAATAGGCCGCGTCAAGCCGCTGTGGGCAGATGAAGCTGGGTTGGGCAGCAGTTTGGCTCCGGTCGATCGGCGCCGCGCCGGGAGGCATGGCGCTGATAGACAGTGTAGGACGTGTCAGGCGGGTTGACAGGGAGACATTGTAAATGATTTTGAAAATCAACCCGCCTGCGGTTTAGATGTCCTGGCCTTCGACTATGCCTTCATGGCCGCCGGCATGGCGCGGCAGGATCAGGTTCAGGATGATGGCCAGCAAGGAGCACAGGCCCACGCCGGACAGCGCGAAATCGCCCAGCTTCAGCGTCAGGCCGCCGATGCCGGCGGTCAGCACCACCGAGATGATCACCAGATTGCGCGGCAGCATCAGATCCACCTTGGCCTCGATCAGCGTTTTCAGGCCGATGGAGGCGATGGTGCCGAACAACAGCACCATGATGCCGCCCATCACCGGCATCGGGATCGATTGCAGCAGCGCGTTGAATTTGCCGAAGAAGGCCATGCAGATGGCGAACGCCGCCGCCCAGGTCATCGTCACCGGATTGAAGTTGCGGGTGATCATCACCGCGCCGGTCACTTCGGCGTAAGTGGTCACCGGCGGGCCGCCGATCAGGCCGGCCACGCACACGCCCAGGCCGTCGCCGGCCAGCGTGCGGTGCAGGCCCGGCGTTTTGGTGTAATCCTTGCCGGTTACGCCGCCTATCGCCATCACGCCGCCGATGTGCTCGATGGCCGGGGCGATGGCCACCGGCAGCATGAAAGCGGCCGCGGCCCAGTTGATTTCCGGGCTATGGAAAGCGGGCGCGGCGAACCACGGCGCGGCGGCCAGCTTGGCGAAATCCACCACGCCCAGGAAGGCTGCGGCGACATAGCCGACGATGACGCCGGCCAGAATCGGCACCAGCTTGAACATGCCGCGGGCGTAGATGGAAACGATGATGGTGGTGGCCAGCGAAATCGCCGCCAGGATCAGCGAGGTCTCATAGGGCAGCACCTGCTTGCCGCCAGCCTGGCCCATGGCCATGCCGGAGGCGGCGGTGGCGACCGACAGGCCGATGATCATGATCACCGGGCCGATCACAACCGGCGGCAGCAGCTTGTTCACCAACTCCATGCCGCGCCAGCGCACGATGGCGGCGAACACGAAATACATGAAGCCGGCGGCGAATAGGCCGAACATGGTCGCGCCCTGGCCCCAGGTGTGGATGGAATAGATGATGGGGCCGATGAAGGCGAAGGACGAGCCGAGGAAGATCGGCACCTGGCGGCCGGTGCAGATCTGGAACAGCAGGGTGCCGATGCCGGCGCCCAGCAGCGCCATCGCCGGGTTCAGGCCAGTGAGCAGCGGCACCAGCACCAGCGCGCCGAAGGCGACGAACAGGATCTGGGCGCCGGACACCGCCAGCTTCAGTTGTTGCATCATGATGGTTGTTTCCTTGTGGTGATTCTATTTCAAACTGTTTCGCAGATTTTGAGCGCGACATCGCGGCGGGGCGGCTGGCGTATCCCCTCTCCCCCGGCCCCTCTCCCGGGGGAGAGGGGGGGGATGAATCGCATGGAAGCGCTTGCCTGGCGCCCTGCGGCGCCCTTATCCTTTCTGCTTCTGCTTCTGCTTCTGCTTCTGCTTCTGCTTCTGCTTCTGCTTCTGCTTCTGCTTCTGCTTCTGCTTCTGCTTCTGCTTCTGCTTCTGCTTCTGCTTCTGCTTCTGCTTCTGCTTCTGCTTCTTCTGCTTCTGCTTCTGCTTCTGCTTCCGCCTCAAAGCCCCTCTCCCCTCGTGGGAGAAGGGTTGGGGAGAGGGGGCTGCGCCGAGCAATGCGCCACCGTCAGAGTCAGTGTGTCGCGTATGTCATCCGACATACTGGTGGCGGTAGACGCTTGTTGCGCGGGTTGGCGCCATGCGCCGCAGCCGCGGAACCATATCGTTCATCATCAACGTCCCGGATGACTCCTTAACGCCTTTCTCCCCTTGCGGCGGAGCGAGGGGCTGCTACACCGTGCAATACATCACTGCCTGC
The Chromobacterium sp. IIBBL 290-4 DNA segment above includes these coding regions:
- a CDS encoding GNAT family N-acetyltransferase, whose translation is MSGYLTRHAELADAAELRELMADPLSYGNTLQLPYASLHFWTGETQRRQGHGRCQLVCESRAGELLGHAGLWRFEGARRQHGAGLGITVKRECRGQGVGTALMAALLDLADNWMGLQRIELGVYPDNAAAIALYRKFGFETEARLRAHSLRNGEYWDSLIMARRVGA
- a CDS encoding GNAT family N-acetyltransferase, which encodes MIAGRIRHLALGDAAALHAIIADESVYRDTLLLPYPSLARLRDNLPKLLQADDCHLIYESASGQVLGRAGLGLAAKSSHWNQAELSIIVHPDWQGRGIGSRLVAELMDVADSWMGLRRIVLKVYADNHRAIALYRKFGFVEEARLRAASFRDGAYCDELIMARVRAV
- a CDS encoding LysR family transcriptional regulator, whose amino-acid sequence is MKLTLEALQALDAIDQHGSFAAAAEALYKVPSALTYTIQKLEQGLGVAIFDRSGHRARLTPAGERLLKDGRHLLDAARQLELRVSKQAQGWEDTLRIVVGDLIDFEQLLPCIADFDQTESATRLYFIRESFGGIWDALYDDRADLVIGAPNQPPPGDYFTRNIGDYHFVLVTSPRHPLSQAAEPVPPHVLRRYRAVAVGDTSRRLPARTGGLLEGQQVLTVHSSRAKLQAILAGLGSGHLPRAIVRPYLESGELVAKEEEEGGSFPPMCFAWKQEQPGRALQWFIQRLERAVAEGELTV
- a CDS encoding uracil-xanthine permease family protein — encoded protein: MQQLKLAVSGAQILFVAFGALVLVPLLTGLNPAMALLGAGIGTLLFQICTGRQVPIFLGSSFAFIGPIIYSIHTWGQGATMFGLFAAGFMYFVFAAIVRWRGMELVNKLLPPVVIGPVIMIIGLSVATAASGMAMGQAGGKQVLPYETSLILAAISLATTIIVSIYARGMFKLVPILAGVIVGYVAAAFLGVVDFAKLAAAPWFAAPAFHSPEINWAAAAFMLPVAIAPAIEHIGGVMAIGGVTGKDYTKTPGLHRTLAGDGLGVCVAGLIGGPPVTTYAEVTGAVMITRNFNPVTMTWAAAFAICMAFFGKFNALLQSIPMPVMGGIMVLLFGTIASIGLKTLIEAKVDLMLPRNLVIISVVLTAGIGGLTLKLGDFALSGVGLCSLLAIILNLILPRHAGGHEGIVEGQDI